The Anaerolineales bacterium genome window below encodes:
- a CDS encoding glycoside hydrolase family 3 C-terminal domain-containing protein, whose protein sequence is MDKTIEGLPYLDSSLPIAERVNDLIGRMTLEEKVGLMNHPAHGIPRLNIPAYNYWSEALHGIARNGRATVFPQAIAMAATWDKELIFEVAAAISDEGRAKYHAALRRNGYTAQYQGITLWSPNVNIFRDPRWGRGQETWGEDPFFTGEMASAFVRGLQGDHPKYLKTAACAKHFAVHSGPEKDRHSLNAIVSKRELYDTYLPAFKKLVIDAKVESVMGAYNRTLDEPCCASKLLIEDILRDEWGFQGHFVSDCMALADFHLNHKITNDAVESAALALSHGCDLACDHIYSEIPAAIQRGLITEADVDRALVRTLSTRFKLGMFDPDDDVPFTKISTDVIACDAHRQLAYQTATEAVVLLKNEGNILPIDPSAKKVFVTGPTAASLEVLLANYYGFNNQMVTLLEGLVGRAPEGMGLEYHPGAPLKHSREIEETWAPGMAQSADYTIVCAGLNSFLEGEEGESLLSPQNGDRESISLPHSQIDYIRELSIHGARIILVLTGGSPIALGEIDDMVDAILFVWYPGMEGGRAVADVLFGDISPSGKLPITFPKSLDQLPPFSDYSMDGRTYRYMTEEPLYPFGFGLSYSKFEYSELQLEKAAITLGDSLNVSLTLTNCGESDAAEAAQFYLSDLHASTVVPFHHLIGFERAVLHAGESKELEFTITPEMMSFYDDDGKLILEPGQFRLEVGGCSPSKRGQDLGAPKPVTALFDVTFSG, encoded by the coding sequence GTGGATAAAACGATAGAGGGACTTCCATACCTGGATTCATCCCTGCCAATCGCCGAACGGGTGAATGACTTGATCGGACGCATGACGCTGGAAGAAAAGGTCGGCTTGATGAATCATCCAGCGCACGGTATTCCACGCTTGAATATTCCCGCTTACAACTATTGGAGTGAAGCCCTGCATGGTATCGCCCGAAACGGGCGAGCCACTGTCTTTCCGCAAGCAATTGCAATGGCGGCAACCTGGGATAAGGAGTTGATCTTTGAAGTTGCGGCAGCAATTAGCGACGAAGGACGCGCCAAGTATCACGCCGCACTGCGGCGCAATGGCTATACTGCCCAATATCAGGGTATCACCTTGTGGTCACCGAATGTGAATATCTTCCGCGATCCGCGATGGGGGAGAGGGCAGGAGACTTGGGGAGAAGATCCCTTTTTTACGGGAGAGATGGCATCTGCGTTCGTGCGGGGTTTGCAGGGTGACCATCCCAAATATCTCAAGACCGCGGCATGTGCAAAACATTTCGCGGTTCATTCTGGACCTGAGAAAGACCGGCACTCGCTAAATGCGATTGTTTCGAAACGGGAACTCTATGATACTTATCTCCCTGCATTCAAGAAATTGGTGATAGATGCAAAAGTCGAATCGGTGATGGGTGCGTACAATCGCACACTTGATGAACCTTGTTGCGCCAGTAAACTGCTTATTGAAGACATCCTGCGGGATGAGTGGGGATTCCAGGGTCATTTTGTCTCGGATTGCATGGCGTTGGCAGATTTTCACCTAAATCACAAAATTACGAATGACGCGGTTGAATCCGCTGCATTGGCGTTGAGTCATGGATGCGACCTCGCATGCGATCATATCTATAGTGAAATCCCCGCCGCCATTCAGCGAGGCCTCATCACTGAAGCCGATGTAGACCGCGCACTTGTGCGGACGCTCAGTACGCGTTTCAAACTCGGCATGTTCGACCCTGATGATGATGTCCCGTTCACCAAAATATCTACTGATGTGATCGCCTGTGATGCCCACCGTCAACTTGCATATCAAACAGCCACCGAAGCAGTGGTTCTACTCAAGAACGAAGGCAATATCCTGCCGATCGATCCTTCCGCAAAAAAGGTTTTCGTAACGGGTCCGACTGCCGCAAGCCTGGAAGTCCTGCTCGCCAACTACTATGGCTTCAACAACCAAATGGTCACGTTGCTCGAAGGACTTGTAGGGCGTGCCCCTGAAGGCATGGGCCTGGAATATCACCCTGGTGCGCCGTTGAAACACTCGCGCGAGATCGAGGAAACCTGGGCGCCAGGCATGGCGCAATCTGCAGACTACACCATCGTCTGTGCAGGCCTCAACTCATTTCTCGAAGGGGAGGAGGGAGAGTCGCTTCTTTCTCCACAAAATGGCGACCGCGAGAGTATCTCGCTTCCACACAGTCAGATCGATTACATCAGAGAATTATCCATTCATGGCGCACGCATCATCCTCGTACTCACCGGCGGCAGCCCAATCGCGCTGGGCGAAATCGATGATATGGTGGATGCGATCCTCTTTGTCTGGTATCCCGGTATGGAGGGGGGTCGCGCCGTCGCCGATGTGCTCTTTGGCGATATTTCGCCATCGGGAAAACTTCCCATCACCTTCCCGAAATCGCTCGATCAACTACCTCCTTTTAGTGATTACAGCATGGACGGGCGTACTTATCGCTATATGACCGAAGAACCTCTTTATCCCTTCGGTTTTGGTTTGAGCTACAGTAAATTTGAGTATTCGGAACTACAGCTCGAAAAGGCGGCAATCACTCTCGGAGATTCTCTTAATGTCAGCCTGACATTGACCAATTGTGGGGAATCAGACGCAGCCGAAGCAGCCCAATTCTACCTGAGTGACCTGCATGCCTCGACTGTTGTTCCATTTCATCACCTGATTGGCTTCGAGCGGGCTGTGCTCCATGCAGGTGAAAGTAAAGAACTCGAATTCACAATCACGCCTGAGATGATGTCTTTCTACGATGACGATGGCAAACTCATCCTGGAACCTGGACAATTCCGTCTCGAAGTCGGTGGCTGTTCGCCCTCCAAACGCGGACAAGATTTGGGCGCGCCGAAGCCCGTCACGGCTTTATTCGACGTCACCTTCAGTGGGTAA
- a CDS encoding carbohydrate ABC transporter permease — protein sequence MITDELVVERHHPRVRWRKFATRFFQYFILSIIVVIVFVPIVILVFGALKTRGEYLSHPYTVPIPPRWENITLILGNASYSFWPMMRNSVFVMLIVTALVVTVCSLAAFVFARMQFRGKGLAFNLFTLGLMFPINVAILPVYFVLRQIDLIDSLWGVIVVQTAFLLSGNIMILRGFFTAIPAELQEAAYIDGCTVVDFFLRILLPLARPALSTVAALTMIISWNDLLVPLVVLNNDKLWTLPLGTMQFQGQYGQDLSLVSAFVALSALPTIIFYIFAERQIVSGLTAGAIKG from the coding sequence ATGATTACGGATGAACTCGTAGTGGAAAGACACCACCCCCGCGTAAGATGGAGGAAGTTTGCAACAAGATTTTTCCAGTATTTCATACTTTCGATCATCGTCGTGATCGTGTTTGTCCCTATCGTGATTCTGGTTTTTGGCGCTCTGAAAACTCGCGGCGAGTATTTATCACATCCTTATACTGTACCCATTCCACCTCGGTGGGAAAATATTACATTGATTTTAGGAAATGCCTCATACTCCTTCTGGCCCATGATGCGCAACAGCGTGTTTGTCATGCTGATTGTTACGGCGTTGGTTGTCACTGTGTGCAGCCTGGCGGCTTTCGTATTTGCCCGCATGCAATTCCGCGGGAAGGGGCTGGCGTTTAATCTTTTTACTTTGGGACTCATGTTCCCGATCAACGTCGCAATTCTGCCAGTGTATTTTGTGCTGCGTCAGATAGACTTGATCGACAGTCTATGGGGTGTGATTGTTGTACAAACCGCATTTCTATTATCGGGAAACATCATGATTTTGCGCGGTTTCTTCACGGCTATCCCGGCTGAATTGCAGGAAGCGGCCTATATCGATGGCTGTACGGTAGTTGATTTCTTTTTGCGTATCTTGCTTCCGCTTGCACGCCCGGCATTATCGACCGTCGCAGCACTGACGATGATCATCAGTTGGAACGACCTGCTTGTTCCACTCGTTGTACTCAACAACGATAAACTGTGGACGCTGCCTCTCGGCACGATGCAGTTCCAGGGGCAATACGGACAGGATTTATCATTGGTATCTGCCTTTGTCGCATTGTCAGCCTTGCCAACGATCATCTTTTATATATTCGCGGAACGCCAGATCGTTTCCGGCCTCACCGCGGGCGCGATCAAGGGGTAG
- a CDS encoding sugar ABC transporter permease: MQNLPTIPNIFKLKPGTTGRKKNKERLVIFLFLLPAIVLFIIFVVYPIIQSIYYSLFNWKGFGPAVDFVGLDNFKNILQDRVFLIALRNVLFIIAFSLFLQLPLSLMLAVLVGRDLPGRVFFRVIFFMPYVLSEVIAALMWLFILNPDPERGFINAVIVFLGGEPQAWLGNTSLVMPAIFVALTWKYFGYHMLLFMTGLQNIPSEIEEAGRIDGANRFQNFFYITLPLLRSTIRTSVYLSVLGSIQQFIVVWIMTKGGPVNASETLATYMYRFGFVRFQLGYGSAVAIYMFLLCLMFSLIYQRLTRQPDYLSGY, translated from the coding sequence ATGCAAAATCTTCCAACAATTCCGAATATCTTCAAATTGAAGCCGGGGACAACTGGAAGAAAAAAGAATAAGGAAAGACTTGTAATTTTTTTGTTTCTGCTTCCCGCCATTGTTCTTTTCATTATTTTTGTTGTTTATCCCATTATCCAATCGATTTATTACAGCCTTTTCAATTGGAAGGGATTCGGCCCCGCCGTTGACTTTGTGGGGCTGGATAACTTCAAGAACATTCTGCAGGACAGAGTCTTCTTGATCGCACTGCGCAATGTGTTATTTATTATTGCGTTCTCTCTATTCCTGCAACTTCCGCTTTCACTCATGCTGGCTGTGCTGGTGGGACGCGACTTGCCAGGGCGCGTCTTCTTCCGTGTCATTTTCTTCATGCCCTACGTCCTCTCCGAAGTGATCGCCGCGCTGATGTGGTTGTTCATCCTCAATCCGGATCCCGAGCGCGGCTTTATCAACGCCGTGATCGTCTTCCTGGGCGGCGAACCGCAAGCCTGGCTTGGAAACACGAGTCTCGTCATGCCTGCGATTTTCGTGGCATTGACGTGGAAGTATTTTGGCTATCACATGTTGTTGTTCATGACAGGCCTGCAAAACATTCCCTCTGAGATCGAAGAAGCCGGGCGCATCGATGGTGCCAACAGGTTCCAAAATTTCTTTTACATCACACTGCCATTATTGCGAAGCACCATTCGTACTTCAGTCTATCTATCGGTTCTCGGTTCGATCCAGCAGTTCATCGTGGTCTGGATCATGACCAAAGGCGGGCCTGTTAATGCCAGTGAAACACTGGCAACGTATATGTATCGTTTCGGCTTTGTGCGCTTCCAGCTTGGATATGGATCTGCGGTGGCGATCTATATGTTTCTGCTTTGCTTGATGTTTTCCCTGATTTATCAACGCCTGACTCGCCAGCCCGACTACCTGAGTGGCTACTAG
- a CDS encoding extracellular solute-binding protein has translation MSRKFHLIFSIILIAAFVLSACGTKAAPASGEKVTVTWWHISTADEHKALWQKLADEYMAAHPNVNIEITVLENEAFKTKLTTVMQSGEPPDIFQSWGGGVLNEYATAGLLKDITPDLDANGGEWRNTFAPGALGVYSYKGKNYGVPWDMGMIGFWYNKALFAQAGIDAPPTTWAELIDDVKALKAAGITPIALGEGDNWPGMHMWAYLVTRLGGKANFEGALLRTGSFTDEPFVKAGEMVQDLVALEPFQDGFLGATYGDEATAMGNAKAAMELMGQWAPAVEKDNSEDKEGIGDDLGWFPFPAVAGGAGDPNDAVGGGNGFAIGKNASPEAIDFVKYLTRPESQVQLAEIGVIIPVVKGGEAGLDDPLMIILQQQLAKAEYFQLYYDQALPPAMGSVVNDATQGLFAGTLTPEQAAQEIENSAQQELK, from the coding sequence ATGTCTCGCAAGTTTCATTTAATATTTAGCATAATACTTATCGCCGCATTCGTTCTTTCTGCGTGCGGCACCAAGGCTGCTCCTGCATCAGGAGAGAAAGTCACAGTTACCTGGTGGCATATCTCGACTGCGGATGAACACAAAGCACTTTGGCAAAAGCTCGCCGATGAATACATGGCTGCCCATCCGAATGTCAACATTGAGATTACTGTCTTGGAAAACGAAGCCTTTAAGACCAAGCTGACCACTGTTATGCAATCCGGTGAACCCCCCGATATCTTCCAGAGCTGGGGAGGCGGTGTATTGAACGAGTACGCCACTGCCGGTTTGCTCAAAGACATCACCCCTGACCTCGATGCGAACGGCGGGGAGTGGCGCAACACTTTTGCACCCGGCGCGTTGGGTGTGTATTCCTACAAGGGCAAGAACTATGGTGTGCCTTGGGACATGGGCATGATCGGTTTCTGGTACAACAAGGCACTCTTTGCTCAGGCAGGCATCGATGCCCCGCCCACCACCTGGGCTGAATTAATCGATGATGTGAAGGCGCTCAAAGCAGCCGGCATCACTCCGATCGCTCTGGGTGAAGGTGATAACTGGCCCGGCATGCACATGTGGGCCTACCTAGTGACCCGTCTGGGCGGTAAAGCCAATTTTGAGGGTGCGTTGCTGCGCACGGGCTCCTTCACGGATGAACCGTTTGTCAAAGCCGGCGAAATGGTCCAGGATTTGGTTGCCCTCGAACCGTTCCAGGATGGTTTCCTCGGCGCGACCTATGGCGATGAAGCCACAGCCATGGGAAATGCCAAAGCCGCCATGGAATTGATGGGTCAGTGGGCTCCGGCTGTTGAAAAAGACAACAGCGAAGATAAAGAGGGCATCGGCGATGACCTCGGATGGTTCCCCTTCCCGGCCGTTGCAGGTGGCGCTGGTGATCCCAACGACGCGGTTGGTGGCGGTAACGGCTTTGCGATTGGTAAAAACGCATCTCCGGAAGCTATCGACTTTGTCAAATACCTGACTCGCCCGGAATCACAGGTTCAATTGGCTGAGATCGGCGTGATTATCCCGGTGGTTAAGGGTGGTGAAGCTGGTCTCGATGATCCGCTGATGATCATCCTCCAGCAGCAGTTGGCCAAGGCGGAGTACTTCCAGTTGTATTACGATCAGGCTTTACCGCCTGCCATGGGTTCCGTCGTTAACGACGCTACCCAGGGATTGTTTGCTGGCACGCTAACGCCTGAACAGGCTGCCCAGGAAATTGAAAACTCCGCTCAACAGGAACTGAAGTAA